A genomic window from Lotus japonicus ecotype B-129 chromosome 1, LjGifu_v1.2 includes:
- the LOC130731963 gene encoding uncharacterized protein LOC130731963 translates to MPVKRARTNTRAAASSSTSRSFDRSRFLSAIKEEFYRAHLAHKECVKERGVLYREGRRDLLGMQEAMEIRRWKNWVNPIPFACEVMVREFYTNTYCDNQEDRSRPPVNSSWFRGDVIDYNPAVIRRHLGLLTEDQEKEFFPEKATYHELLEEKSPEILEDMKAVIVRPGRDWEAVEDEIIFVRRKDMTPLARVWAEFLQDSLIPSSNKSEVREVTLVAIYCIVRGHPMDVATIIAGRIYSLYNRSKDKHRPIFPHLICSLIHAVRDRARRPVHVIEKRLPVAPLLSKERIAQLYKEWTARMPQEEEEEEDPEEPAEEDEEEEEEEEEEDVEVVNEVVTPPRADPSPAWMEAAFGRMFLRQDRLHRDLDHHWRGGSTSDPRYNGPLDFNTLEQGMKDLSLMHDAGVHPDYGDGRGDHDPME, encoded by the coding sequence atgcctgtaaaaagagcaagaaccaacacaagagctgcagcttcttcctccacctcccgaagttttgatcgctcccgcttcctatcagcgattaaggaggagttttaccgagctcacctagcacacaaggagtgtgtgaaggagcggggagttttgtatcgggagggaaggagagacctcttgggcatgcaagaagccatggagattaggaggtggaagaattgggtcaaccccattccgttcgcttgtgaggtcatggttagggagttctacacgaacacctactgtgacaatcaagaggacaggtccaggccaccggtgaattcatcttggttcaggggagatgtgattgattacaatccagcagtcattcgcaggcatcttggtctcctcacggaggaccaagagaaggagtttttccccgagaaggccacttatcatgagctcttagaggagaagtcaccggagatcttggaagacatgaaggcagtgattgttaggcctgggcgagactgggaagcagttgaaGATGAAATCATTTTTGTGAGAAGGAAGGATATGACGccgctggctagagtttgggctgaatttttgcaggattccctcattcctagctctaacaagtctgaagttagagaggttacatTGGTTGCTATCTATTGCATCGTGAGAGGTCATCCTATGGATgtggccaccatcattgctggtcggatttattccctttacaacaggagtaaagacaaacatcggcccatctttcctcacttgatttgctctttgattcatgcggtgagggacagagctaggaggccagtccatgttattgagaagaggttgcctgtggcacctctgctcagtaaggagaggatcgCTCAACTTTATAAGGAATGGACGGCGaggatgcctcaagaggaggaagaggaagaggatcctgaggagccagcggaagaagatgaagaagaagaagaagaggaggaagaagaagatgttgaggtggtgaatgaggtggttactccaccacgtgctgacccttctcctgcttggatggaggccgctttcgggcggatgtttttgaggcaagatcgcctacacagggatcttgaccaccattggaggggaggtagcacatcagaccccaggtataatgggcccttggattttaataccttggagcaggggatgaaagacttgagcttgatgcatgatgccggtgttcatccggattatggcgatggaaggggtgaccatgaccccatggagtga